From Sardina pilchardus chromosome 9, fSarPil1.1, whole genome shotgun sequence, a single genomic window includes:
- the LOC134092511 gene encoding uncharacterized protein LOC134092511 isoform X1 — protein sequence MGNTVSCCCRANPGDRQEEEQRSRHEGSQSQQTSVEVLEGGSVTPRTTSADSFDSPLFTNEEGTSQSRLDLPLEILQQLKPSASTLATNIHVEAASAVYKSKLRYQEELAAAGLVSEVLTTSKLLYQQEVAAAGLVSEVLTESKLRYQQEVAAAGLVSEVLTESKLRYQQELAAAGLVSEVLTESKLRYQQELAAAGLVSEVLTESKLRYQQELAAAGLVSEVLTESKLRYQQEVAASGLVSEVLTESKLRYQQEVAAAGLVSAQLDKNVQSKGAPFAKLYTGFHFMERPESLGCSLKVRKMPLLMTPIKETLSELHQLVASLNGSAHDSAKDMKLREELCHGERMNILSSFKTDEAGLAEIRDSAPHVVFGLSAASSLGNLVEPKDTSVRSPISKQDKLRLEAKSLPPTQVIKWLVLMERPLSLGPITLPAVKLENRLVQNPSTEVVVNDAPKGQSTSPYSEEGLYNVPDQDQDQYSFGPPVDISVYSESEWKGQTIKSIVIRKGYAVLSQCFGFLRRVKADNYCALRASLYQALMHTNKLPYWLQQKSILLIPEQLESRYGLIKGWLFPDTCKHTGGIDKSVGLLKCYLRLLQNWWHAAAASPGVEGRRSVCEQLFQGGEDEFGVIEALKLLMLAHAVDLHAAKQRGDNVPIFCWLLFARDTSSSPRSYLANHLSQVGFSRGMEQVDMFLLSCAMRLTIKVYRLHMAETEEFISFYPDDSIQDGHCVCLATEDDRHYNVAFGNPVYAEEDLSEEYD from the exons ATGGGGAACACGGTGAGCTGTTGCTGCCGTGCAAATCCTGGGGaccgccaggaggaggagcagcggtCACGACATGAGGGCAGTCAGAGCCAACAGACCTCTGTCGAAGTATTGGAGGGTGGCTCAGTGACACCACGCACTACTAGTGCAGATAG CTTTGACTCACCATTGTTCACCAATGAGGAGGGCACTAGCCAGTCAAGACTAGACCTGCCACTAGAGATCTTGCAACAGCTGAAGCCTAGTGCATCCACACTTGCCACCAACATCCATGTGGAGGCAGCTTCTGCTGTGTACAAGAGTAAACTCCGATATCAAGAGGAGTtagctgctgcagggctggtgtcgGAAGTTTTGACCACGAGTAAACTCCTATATCAACAGGAGGtagctgctgcagggctggtgtcgGAAGTTTTGACAGAGAGCAAACTCCGATATCAACAGGAGGtagctgctgcagggctggtgtcgGAAGTTTTGACCGAGAGCAAACTCCGATATCAACAGGAGTTAGCTGCAGCAGGGCTGGTGTCGGAAGTTTTGACAGAGAGCAAACTCCGATATCAACAGGAGTtagctgctgcagggctggtgtcgGAAGTTTTGACCGAGAGCAAACTCCGATATCAACAGGAGTtagctgctgcagggctggtgtcgGAAGTTTTGACCGAGAGTAAACTCCGATATCAACAGGAGGTAGCTGCTTCAGGGCTGGTGTCGGAAGTTTTGACCGAGAGCAAACTCCGATATCAACAGGAGGtagctgctgcagggctggtgtcAGCCCAACTGGATAAGAATGTGCAGTCAAAGGGTGCTCCCTTTGCAAAGCTGTACACAGGTTTTCATTTCATGGAGAGGCCGGAGTCCTTGGGTTGCTCTCTCAAGGTCCGTAAGATGCCGCTGCTGATGACGCCAATTAAGGAGACACTTTCTGAGCTTCATCAGCTTGTTGCAAGCCTAAATGGTTCTGCACATGATTCAGCCAAGGACATGAAGCTCAGAGAGGAGCTTTGCCATGGTGAAAGAATGAACATCCTCTCCTCATTTAAAACCGATGAAGCTGGATTGGCTGAGATTAG AGACTCTGCCCCCCACGTGGTGTTTGGCCTGAGCGCGGCATCTTCGCTGGGCAACCTGGTGGAGCCAAAAGACACCTCAGTGAGATCCCCGATTTCCAAGCAGGACAAGCTACGCTTGGAGGCGAAGAGTTTACCCCCTACACAGGTCATCAAATGGCTTGTGTTAATGGAGAGGCCATTGTCCCTGGGCCCCATCACCTTACCAGCTGTAAAGCTGGAGAACCGGCTGGTTCAGAATCCGTCGACTGAGGTGGTGGTGAATGACGCTCCAAAGGGGCAGTCAACCTCTCCCTACAGTGAGGAGGGTCTGTATAATG TTCCAGATCAGGACCAGGACCAATACAGCTTTGGGCCGCCCGTGGACATTTCTGTTTACAGTGAGAGTGAATGGAAAGGGCAGACCATCAAGAGCATCGTCATCAGAAAA GGCTACGCTGTGCTCTCCCAGTGCTTTGGATTCCTCCGGCGGGTCAAAGCAGACAACTACTGTGCCCTGCGAGCCTCCCTCTACCAGGCGCTGATGCACACTAACAAACTTCCTTACTGGCTGCAGCAGAAGAGCATCTTATTG ATCCCTGAACAGCTTGAGTCTCGGTATGGTCTGATTAAAGGCTGGCTGTTCCCTGACACATGCAAGCATACAGGTGGGATCGACAAGTCTGTGGGTCTGCTGAAATGCTATCTGCGCCTCCTCCAGAATTGG TGGCATGCGGCGGCAGCCTCCCCTGGGGTCGAAGgtcgcaggagtgtgtgtgagcagctgttTCAGGGCGGAGAAGACGAGTTCGGTGTCATAGAGGCACTCAAGCTACTCATGCTAGCCCATGCCGTGGACTTGCATGCAGCCAAACAGAGGGGCGACAACGTGCCAATCTTCTGCTGGTTGCTATTCGCCCGCGATACCTCCTCGTCCCCACGCTCATACCTTGCCAACCACCTGAGTCAGGTTGGCTTCAGTAGAGGCATGGAGCAG GTAGACATGTTTCTCCTGAGTTGCGCAATGCGCTTGACCATCAAGGTCTACCGCCTGCACATGGCTGAAACAGAGGAGTTCATCTCATTTTACCCAGATGACAGCATTCAGGACGGGCACTGTGTCTGCCTGGCAACCGAGGACGACCGCCATTATAACGTGGCATTTGGCAACCCTGTCTATGCCGAAGAGGACCTCTCTGAAGAATATGACTGA
- the LOC134092511 gene encoding uncharacterized protein LOC134092511 isoform X2, whose product MGNTVSCCCRANPGDRQEEEQRSRHEGSQSQQTSVEVLEGGSVTPRTTSADSFDSPLFTNEEGTSQSRLDLPLEILQQLKPSASTLATNIHVEAASAVYKSKLRYQEELAAAGLVSEVLTTSKLLYQQEVAAAGLVSEVLTESKLRYQQEVAAAGLVSEVLTESKLRYQQELAAAGLVSEVLTESKLRYQQELAAAGLVSEVLTESKLRYQQELAAAGLVSEVLTESKLRYQQEVAASGLVSEVLTESKLRYQQEVAAAGLVSAQLDKNVQSKGAPFAKLYTGFHFMERPESLGCSLKVRKMPLLMTPIKETLSELHQLVASLNGSAHDSAKDMKLREELCHGERMNILSSFKTDEAGLAEIRDSAPHVVFGLSAASSLGNLVEPKDTSVRSPISKQDKLRLEAKSLPPTQVIKWLVLMERPLSLGPITLPAVKLENRLVQNPSTEVVVNDAPKGQSTSPYSEEVPDQDQDQYSFGPPVDISVYSESEWKGQTIKSIVIRKGYAVLSQCFGFLRRVKADNYCALRASLYQALMHTNKLPYWLQQKSILLIPEQLESRYGLIKGWLFPDTCKHTGGIDKSVGLLKCYLRLLQNWWHAAAASPGVEGRRSVCEQLFQGGEDEFGVIEALKLLMLAHAVDLHAAKQRGDNVPIFCWLLFARDTSSSPRSYLANHLSQVGFSRGMEQVDMFLLSCAMRLTIKVYRLHMAETEEFISFYPDDSIQDGHCVCLATEDDRHYNVAFGNPVYAEEDLSEEYD is encoded by the exons ATGGGGAACACGGTGAGCTGTTGCTGCCGTGCAAATCCTGGGGaccgccaggaggaggagcagcggtCACGACATGAGGGCAGTCAGAGCCAACAGACCTCTGTCGAAGTATTGGAGGGTGGCTCAGTGACACCACGCACTACTAGTGCAGATAG CTTTGACTCACCATTGTTCACCAATGAGGAGGGCACTAGCCAGTCAAGACTAGACCTGCCACTAGAGATCTTGCAACAGCTGAAGCCTAGTGCATCCACACTTGCCACCAACATCCATGTGGAGGCAGCTTCTGCTGTGTACAAGAGTAAACTCCGATATCAAGAGGAGTtagctgctgcagggctggtgtcgGAAGTTTTGACCACGAGTAAACTCCTATATCAACAGGAGGtagctgctgcagggctggtgtcgGAAGTTTTGACAGAGAGCAAACTCCGATATCAACAGGAGGtagctgctgcagggctggtgtcgGAAGTTTTGACCGAGAGCAAACTCCGATATCAACAGGAGTTAGCTGCAGCAGGGCTGGTGTCGGAAGTTTTGACAGAGAGCAAACTCCGATATCAACAGGAGTtagctgctgcagggctggtgtcgGAAGTTTTGACCGAGAGCAAACTCCGATATCAACAGGAGTtagctgctgcagggctggtgtcgGAAGTTTTGACCGAGAGTAAACTCCGATATCAACAGGAGGTAGCTGCTTCAGGGCTGGTGTCGGAAGTTTTGACCGAGAGCAAACTCCGATATCAACAGGAGGtagctgctgcagggctggtgtcAGCCCAACTGGATAAGAATGTGCAGTCAAAGGGTGCTCCCTTTGCAAAGCTGTACACAGGTTTTCATTTCATGGAGAGGCCGGAGTCCTTGGGTTGCTCTCTCAAGGTCCGTAAGATGCCGCTGCTGATGACGCCAATTAAGGAGACACTTTCTGAGCTTCATCAGCTTGTTGCAAGCCTAAATGGTTCTGCACATGATTCAGCCAAGGACATGAAGCTCAGAGAGGAGCTTTGCCATGGTGAAAGAATGAACATCCTCTCCTCATTTAAAACCGATGAAGCTGGATTGGCTGAGATTAG AGACTCTGCCCCCCACGTGGTGTTTGGCCTGAGCGCGGCATCTTCGCTGGGCAACCTGGTGGAGCCAAAAGACACCTCAGTGAGATCCCCGATTTCCAAGCAGGACAAGCTACGCTTGGAGGCGAAGAGTTTACCCCCTACACAGGTCATCAAATGGCTTGTGTTAATGGAGAGGCCATTGTCCCTGGGCCCCATCACCTTACCAGCTGTAAAGCTGGAGAACCGGCTGGTTCAGAATCCGTCGACTGAGGTGGTGGTGAATGACGCTCCAAAGGGGCAGTCAACCTCTCCCTACAGTGAGGAGG TTCCAGATCAGGACCAGGACCAATACAGCTTTGGGCCGCCCGTGGACATTTCTGTTTACAGTGAGAGTGAATGGAAAGGGCAGACCATCAAGAGCATCGTCATCAGAAAA GGCTACGCTGTGCTCTCCCAGTGCTTTGGATTCCTCCGGCGGGTCAAAGCAGACAACTACTGTGCCCTGCGAGCCTCCCTCTACCAGGCGCTGATGCACACTAACAAACTTCCTTACTGGCTGCAGCAGAAGAGCATCTTATTG ATCCCTGAACAGCTTGAGTCTCGGTATGGTCTGATTAAAGGCTGGCTGTTCCCTGACACATGCAAGCATACAGGTGGGATCGACAAGTCTGTGGGTCTGCTGAAATGCTATCTGCGCCTCCTCCAGAATTGG TGGCATGCGGCGGCAGCCTCCCCTGGGGTCGAAGgtcgcaggagtgtgtgtgagcagctgttTCAGGGCGGAGAAGACGAGTTCGGTGTCATAGAGGCACTCAAGCTACTCATGCTAGCCCATGCCGTGGACTTGCATGCAGCCAAACAGAGGGGCGACAACGTGCCAATCTTCTGCTGGTTGCTATTCGCCCGCGATACCTCCTCGTCCCCACGCTCATACCTTGCCAACCACCTGAGTCAGGTTGGCTTCAGTAGAGGCATGGAGCAG GTAGACATGTTTCTCCTGAGTTGCGCAATGCGCTTGACCATCAAGGTCTACCGCCTGCACATGGCTGAAACAGAGGAGTTCATCTCATTTTACCCAGATGACAGCATTCAGGACGGGCACTGTGTCTGCCTGGCAACCGAGGACGACCGCCATTATAACGTGGCATTTGGCAACCCTGTCTATGCCGAAGAGGACCTCTCTGAAGAATATGACTGA
- the LOC134092511 gene encoding uncharacterized protein LOC134092511 isoform X3, which produces MGNTVSCCCRANPGDRQEEEQRSRHEGSQSQQTSVEVLEGGSVTPRTTSADSFDSPLFTNEEGTSQSRLDLPLEILQQLKPSASTLATNIHVEAASAVYKSKLRYQEELAAAGLVSEVLTTSKLLYQQEVAAAGLVSEVLTESKLRYQQEVAAAGLVSEVLTESKLRYQQELAAAGLVSEVLTESKLRYQQELAAAGLVSEVLTESKLRYQQELAAAGLVSEVLTESKLRYQQEVAASGLVSEVLTESKLRYQQEVAAAGLVSAQLDKNVQSKGAPFAKLYTGFHFMERPESLGCSLKVRKMPLLMTPIKETLSELHQLVASLNGSAHDSAKDMKLREELCHGERMNILSSFKTDEAGLAEIRDSAPHVVFGLSAASSLGNLVEPKDTSVRSPISKQDKLRLEAKSLPPTQVIKWLVLMERPLSLGPITLPAVKLENRLVQNPSTEVVVNDAPKGQSTSPYIPDQDQDQYSFGPPVDISVYSESEWKGQTIKSIVIRKGYAVLSQCFGFLRRVKADNYCALRASLYQALMHTNKLPYWLQQKSILLIPEQLESRYGLIKGWLFPDTCKHTGGIDKSVGLLKCYLRLLQNWWHAAAASPGVEGRRSVCEQLFQGGEDEFGVIEALKLLMLAHAVDLHAAKQRGDNVPIFCWLLFARDTSSSPRSYLANHLSQVGFSRGMEQVDMFLLSCAMRLTIKVYRLHMAETEEFISFYPDDSIQDGHCVCLATEDDRHYNVAFGNPVYAEEDLSEEYD; this is translated from the exons ATGGGGAACACGGTGAGCTGTTGCTGCCGTGCAAATCCTGGGGaccgccaggaggaggagcagcggtCACGACATGAGGGCAGTCAGAGCCAACAGACCTCTGTCGAAGTATTGGAGGGTGGCTCAGTGACACCACGCACTACTAGTGCAGATAG CTTTGACTCACCATTGTTCACCAATGAGGAGGGCACTAGCCAGTCAAGACTAGACCTGCCACTAGAGATCTTGCAACAGCTGAAGCCTAGTGCATCCACACTTGCCACCAACATCCATGTGGAGGCAGCTTCTGCTGTGTACAAGAGTAAACTCCGATATCAAGAGGAGTtagctgctgcagggctggtgtcgGAAGTTTTGACCACGAGTAAACTCCTATATCAACAGGAGGtagctgctgcagggctggtgtcgGAAGTTTTGACAGAGAGCAAACTCCGATATCAACAGGAGGtagctgctgcagggctggtgtcgGAAGTTTTGACCGAGAGCAAACTCCGATATCAACAGGAGTTAGCTGCAGCAGGGCTGGTGTCGGAAGTTTTGACAGAGAGCAAACTCCGATATCAACAGGAGTtagctgctgcagggctggtgtcgGAAGTTTTGACCGAGAGCAAACTCCGATATCAACAGGAGTtagctgctgcagggctggtgtcgGAAGTTTTGACCGAGAGTAAACTCCGATATCAACAGGAGGTAGCTGCTTCAGGGCTGGTGTCGGAAGTTTTGACCGAGAGCAAACTCCGATATCAACAGGAGGtagctgctgcagggctggtgtcAGCCCAACTGGATAAGAATGTGCAGTCAAAGGGTGCTCCCTTTGCAAAGCTGTACACAGGTTTTCATTTCATGGAGAGGCCGGAGTCCTTGGGTTGCTCTCTCAAGGTCCGTAAGATGCCGCTGCTGATGACGCCAATTAAGGAGACACTTTCTGAGCTTCATCAGCTTGTTGCAAGCCTAAATGGTTCTGCACATGATTCAGCCAAGGACATGAAGCTCAGAGAGGAGCTTTGCCATGGTGAAAGAATGAACATCCTCTCCTCATTTAAAACCGATGAAGCTGGATTGGCTGAGATTAG AGACTCTGCCCCCCACGTGGTGTTTGGCCTGAGCGCGGCATCTTCGCTGGGCAACCTGGTGGAGCCAAAAGACACCTCAGTGAGATCCCCGATTTCCAAGCAGGACAAGCTACGCTTGGAGGCGAAGAGTTTACCCCCTACACAGGTCATCAAATGGCTTGTGTTAATGGAGAGGCCATTGTCCCTGGGCCCCATCACCTTACCAGCTGTAAAGCTGGAGAACCGGCTGGTTCAGAATCCGTCGACTGAGGTGGTGGTGAATGACGCTCCAAAGGGGCAGTCAACCTCTCCCTACA TTCCAGATCAGGACCAGGACCAATACAGCTTTGGGCCGCCCGTGGACATTTCTGTTTACAGTGAGAGTGAATGGAAAGGGCAGACCATCAAGAGCATCGTCATCAGAAAA GGCTACGCTGTGCTCTCCCAGTGCTTTGGATTCCTCCGGCGGGTCAAAGCAGACAACTACTGTGCCCTGCGAGCCTCCCTCTACCAGGCGCTGATGCACACTAACAAACTTCCTTACTGGCTGCAGCAGAAGAGCATCTTATTG ATCCCTGAACAGCTTGAGTCTCGGTATGGTCTGATTAAAGGCTGGCTGTTCCCTGACACATGCAAGCATACAGGTGGGATCGACAAGTCTGTGGGTCTGCTGAAATGCTATCTGCGCCTCCTCCAGAATTGG TGGCATGCGGCGGCAGCCTCCCCTGGGGTCGAAGgtcgcaggagtgtgtgtgagcagctgttTCAGGGCGGAGAAGACGAGTTCGGTGTCATAGAGGCACTCAAGCTACTCATGCTAGCCCATGCCGTGGACTTGCATGCAGCCAAACAGAGGGGCGACAACGTGCCAATCTTCTGCTGGTTGCTATTCGCCCGCGATACCTCCTCGTCCCCACGCTCATACCTTGCCAACCACCTGAGTCAGGTTGGCTTCAGTAGAGGCATGGAGCAG GTAGACATGTTTCTCCTGAGTTGCGCAATGCGCTTGACCATCAAGGTCTACCGCCTGCACATGGCTGAAACAGAGGAGTTCATCTCATTTTACCCAGATGACAGCATTCAGGACGGGCACTGTGTCTGCCTGGCAACCGAGGACGACCGCCATTATAACGTGGCATTTGGCAACCCTGTCTATGCCGAAGAGGACCTCTCTGAAGAATATGACTGA
- the LOC134092130 gene encoding ubiquitin thioesterase otulin-like → MYFPEQDQDQYSFGPPVDISVYSESEWKGQTIKSIVIRKGYAVLSQCFGFLRRVKADNYCALRASLYQALMHTNKLPYWLQQKSILLIPEQLESRYGLIKGWLFPDTCKHTGGIDKSVGLLKCYLRLLQNWWHAAAASPGVEGRRSVCEQLFQGGEDEFGVIEALKLLMLAHAVDLHAAKQRGDNVPIFCWLLFARDTSSSPRSYLANHLSQVGFSRGMEQVDMFLLSCAMRLTIKVYRLHMAETEEFISFYPDDSIQDGHCVCLATEDDRHYNVAFGNPVYAEEDLSEEYD, encoded by the exons atgtact TTCCAGAGCAGGACCAGGACCAATACAGCTTTGGGCCGCCCGTGGACATTTCTGTTTACAGTGAGAGTGAATGGAAAGGGCAGACCATCAAGAGCATCGTCATCAGAAAA GGCTACGCTGTGCTCTCCCAGTGCTTTGGATTCCTCCGGCGGGTCAAAGCAGACAACTACTGTGCCCTGCGAGCCTCCCTCTACCAGGCGCTGATGCACACTAACAAACTTCCTTACTGGCTGCAGCAGAAGAGCATCTTATTG ATCCCTGAACAGCTTGAGTCTCGGTATGGTCTGATTAAAGGCTGGCTGTTCCCTGACACATGCAAGCATACAGGTGGGATCGACAAGTCTGTGGGTCTGCTGAAATGCTATCTGCGCCTCCTCCAGAATTGG TGGCATGCGGCGGCAGCCTCCCCTGGGGTCGAAGgtcgcaggagtgtgtgtgagcagctgttTCAGGGCGGAGAAGACGAGTTCGGTGTCATAGAGGCACTCAAGCTACTCATGCTAGCCCATGCCGTGGACTTGCATGCAGCCAAACAGAGGGGCGACAACGTGCCAATCTTCTGCTGGTTGCTATTCGCCCGCGATACCTCCTCGTCCCCACGCTCATACCTTGCCAACCACCTGAGTCAGGTTGGCTTCAGTAGAGGCATGGAGCAG GTAGACATGTTTCTCCTGAGTTGCGCAATGCGCTTGACCATCAAGGTCTACCGCCTGCACATGGCTGAAACAGAGGAGTTCATCTCATTTTACCCAGATGACAGCATTCAGGACGGGCACTGTGTCTGCCTGGCAACCGAGGACGACCGCCATTATAACGTGGCATTTGGCAACCCTGTCTATGCCGAAGAGGACCTCTCTGAAGAATATGACTGA